aaatgcaattgcaatcatgccattttagcttgtttttcgatctcccacctttcagctctttcatcgtgagtcatgtttttcacgggatttgtacccaaggatcaCGCATCCTAAAGTCCAATTCAGCACCATCTGAGCTACCAAACAAATTTGTTATGTTCGGAAagagaaacatatggagctgtaatcataactgtgtatgaaaacgattacaagcgcttgctgttttaccgcctctagtgttcacttctgttggaaactgcagtgatacgtATTTATTCCCACAGGCATGTTTTTGTCATACGATCAGGTAGTAAAAAGACAATCCCTTTGATGTTTTGCCCTGCATTTGtgtttcaatatttaaaaatgacattCGTGAGGTCTTAAAAGTTCAATGACGCCTCCACATCATCTGCTATGGTCACTTCCTGTGCATCTCAGTTTTACCTTTTAGTACAGGCCTTAGGGTTAACGTGATTGTTTACATCCCGCAGACTGGACTTTTGGCTATTGCACGTTTCCTTTGTTTGTGAGACTACTGATCTGTAGCTCATTCATTGTGTTCAGGTGGCGGTAGCCATCTGCAGGCCTGTATAAACTCAATCAGGAggcctttttttaaaaaagacatTAAGGAATAATGTACAGTTTATATCTGAAGGACTGGATTATGGACAGACCATCAGCACCTCTCCATGGAATAAAAGTTCCCTTTAACTTCACTACATTTAATACTTTGCACCAAAGTCACTGACGTCATAGACCGTTCAACAGGTCTTCCTTCTACCACGAGGATTTTATGTCTGTTTTGTAACCAGGAAAAACAGTGCCATAATATCAGCAGGTGCTTTTTCATACCACAACAGAGAACTATATCCAAATCAACTGAGCTCCGCATGAAGTCTCGGATTCCATGTTTATCTTTATTGTatgtgtttctctctctctctctctctctctctctctctctctctctctctctgtaaatTTTTCTCTTATGTATACCTGAAATTGTTTATTAGATTAATCTTTACAGAAAAAAGCAAAGCATATTTGTATAACGAATATATTGAAAACACAAATCCCAAGTAAGGACCAAAAACCTGCCTGCTGAAGTCCCCATGTAATGCATGTTTTTGAACACAAGCGCGGACTGTTTCTCTATCACGTTGTAGGACTGAATAGGTCAACTGACTGTAGGCTCTCATATTAAAAACCAAGACATTCAAATGATTGTGTCATTATCATAATAGTTCAGTAGATAATCTAtgagttttttttacatttataaataactTCACTGTAGTAGCCCATTTGAAAACCGTAAGGTATTCGCTCAGTCCTTCACAATATAGAAGAACGAAAAAACGATGTACTTTCTTATTGCCAAAATGTTGCATATCGAATTAGAATAATGTATGTTTTCAGTTATTATTAATTCCTAATATGctcaaaaacaaataaacaattaaatttgtattttacagAGTTATACAAGTAAGTTTAAGTTTTATGCCTTGGTTTTGGGTGAATGAAATTAAATTCGGGTCATATTGACCCAcactgaccaacagaaagccgccTGGCTTTAAATTTAGTGTGAGttgagggtaaatttaacttattttgtcttctgggaaacaagtaactatcttctgtagccttcaaggggcagtactaaataagaaaaatgtacacatcttctgttcaaaagttttcaacccctggctcttaatgtttcATTTGTCCTTCAGAGCATTTGAACCTCCtataatagttgcacatgagtccctcagttgtcctcagtgtgaaaagatggatctcaaaatcatacagtctgttggaaagggttgaaatacacaaaaatgctgaaaaaccaaagaatttgtgggacctgcaggatttttctaaagaacaacaggcagttaaactgttcaggacaaacaagggactcatgaacaactatcactaaacaaaaaacagctgtggatgattcagttaacaacacaatattaagaatcaagtgtatgtaaatggagtcatttttataaattcagctattatttttgcttgtggcctatatgtaaacatcttattcaggtcactactaaataaacaataacatgcattttgcatgatccctcttgttttggtaaaataagtaacattttgcagattctaaagggggatgtaaacttttgacctcaactgtatatcgcTACAGTATTTACAATCTACTGTATTCTTCAACgtttcattagccgctatagggaaataacgagaagaataacaacgtgcagtaaacggtaaaactgtttgcactacaaaccagtgtgttcaaaattaaaggggtcatcggatgcccatttcccacaagtttatatgattctttagggtcttaatgaaaggtctctaatatactttggttaaaaattctcaatagaagtgtaaaaaaatacacttaccttgtcaaaatcagctcgggatcagcgcttttgatttaaaaacgaaagtaaatttaaacctctgcgtcttcagcggctcagatgacGGAAGTAAATgcctactgctatgttcattattacatccaacaacagaacacctcaatcactcaattacagtcttcctctgcacctgagtcacacaatagcGATTGTATTCGACTGTTTCAGCttagtgggggggggggggcagttgTGGTCCGTTCTctctaaaactttgcatgcttgtttagaatcacctgtcgcatgtactcaccaggttttgtgaagttttgagttttcgtttaaatgtcaactttttttgataattagtgacctagagagtccagcgAATTgcactgcagtttttttttcttttttcagattgGGCCAAAAACCTATAAAATGTAGGTTTACATATAGaaaatgtttataatatataagaaaagtttttttttttttttaacggttTTTATTGACAGCAGCGGtactagaggcaaagttgtttggaATGGGAAGGTTTATCATATGATACCAATATTGTTCATATGTGTGAAAAAACACGCAATATACAGTCGTTAAGGCCTTGAAAAATGCGGTATCGCCTCTAGGTTTGCCACTCGTCCCTTaaaatcatagactgtaaaaaatatggacgtagtatccgtgaggTCACcagtaggattctgaagcgctatttcaaagtccctttaaggcaagtcatgtcactcggcggccatctttgaaacgcctctcgggcatacaagtgcagctcctatctgtttgaatggggaaacatcaaattctccaaaactgttcaccaagcttacgattaaatttcatattttaaatctccaaagaaatcaactgcctcataaatatggttccttgtgctccaatagcgtgaaaaaacgcttattttccCGGCtggatgagccagtgcgcatgcgcagtactgagcgcatgtcttagagcgccgattgtttctatagcaaccgggacttctaacgacagctgcagtgacgcgctgacttttctaatcaacgattggctctttcactaagaaggcggggcttcgcggccataatgagcgttgcatttttccccattcaaaactacacgagtgacatgtcttgggtattctatagtctttggctaTTTTGAAGCTTGTAGTGGGCGGGATtaggccgtcgccatcttggaatcgcgtcaccgcgcgtcactcccggataatcgaaaatgggcaaaaaggcgggtcgtgggtggagctggttgctgaaaccacgcccacctagcgcgacagtggcgacagcagcggcaatccccctgtcactcaagtggccacgcccttaattatgctgaactttaaggcttaatataacttaaacggatgagttataaaaaaattcacccccctcacagttgacatgaagggcaaaactagctattgtggcgaggcgtctgcccgcccccctaattttcatcaccaccccgtcccgtattcgccgcccttctccaggctcccgacgggagtgggtgtgtaggggagaggaggggcgtgtaatcggctcgggctggcggcgtgtgatggggacacctgatgtaaatgaagcctcatcaccgccgctgtttaaatcccgagcgcgcctctcctcgggagaccggtctctttcccccgtgcatgcacgctggtgtcctcgcgggtccaggagggggtgaagagggaatcccgcgccacaagagtttggagagccgccggacccgcggtccggttgaggccgccagaagccgccgccccagcgccggacagctcgagagggatgagcctgccggagatgccgccgccctagcaccccggcgctagcatggaaagcgcccgcggccgccggactccgcccctctcctggacccttcccctctgaacactaccgttccgtcacgctgccccagcacccgaggacaccagactccccttttattttggacactgttttactttatggactcactttcccttattttctgtttaataaaagcctctccgaggcctgacgccacacccactgtgtctgtcgtttgcccctcccgccacagtggtggagaatgcgggcaaggcggggcttagacagcgcagtgggcaacacctgatgacgtcatcccctctcgctcgcaaAAGTTCGTGAAAACCCGGACAGGGACGGAGGaacgacggagacggcctcccagccgcaagaagggtaagtgatgtttcagttagtcacttatcctgcggttggttgaggctgtcgactaataccggtttttctgtccctgttccggtacgcggcgagagggagcgttgccttggagaggaatccccgcccactccgaccgctggagcctggatgaggaaggtagcactcctgcgtgggcggcgaccttaggacggggatgtcgcttgggggggggaatgtggcgaggcgtctgcccgcccccctaattttcatcaccaccccgtcccgtattcgccgcccttctccaggctcccgacgggagtgggtgtgtaggggagaggaggggcgtgtaatcggctcgggctggcggcgtgtgatggggacacctgatgtaaatgaagcctcatcaccgccgctgtttaaatcccgagcgcgcctctcctcgggagaccggtctctttcccccgtgcatgcacgctggtgtcctcgcgggtccaggagggggtgaagagggaatcccgcgccacaagagtttggagagccgccggacccgcggtccggttgaggccgccagaagccgccgccccagcgccggacagctcgagagggatgagcctgccggagatgccgccgccctagcaccccggcgctagcatggaaagcgcccgcggccgccggactccgcccctctcctggacccttcccctctgaacactaccgttccgtcacgctgccccagcacccgaggacaccagactccccttttattttggacactgttttactttatggactcactttcccttattttctgtttaataaaagcctctccgaggcctgacgccacacccactgtgtctgtcgtttgcccctcccgccacactatatagaccaaaaccattttttgaaccaggctgtaaacatacttttttctgctgtaaagttgggcattttaacatggggagtcaatgggactgactcccttttgcagccagtctctagcggccagtcgatgaattgcagtttaagtcacttccgtgttggtttcaatagagagagcgggaggttgccgcttgcttaaaatacggaatcgtcccgtatttgagaatgaaattgcgcgtcccattttgaatcaatacgggacgggttttgtcccgtattttttatcttttttcttttaaagcagCATATCATGCAAATCATCCCACACTTATTTTATGAAGATGCCTCCTTTCCTACTTTTGATTGGGTAATACTTGATGTCATCGTTAGTTTGATTGGTCTTTTtaactgtccagtgaggagggcgggtcttttaagcagagtctggcaagtctacactggacgcgacagttgccgcgccgcaGTAGCTAGTCtatctacactggacgcgacaaagtgatcgttgcaaatcatttaaactttgtgtgagcacgtcataaatagaacgcggcagcaaaTTACTGTcagggatttgccgtgtcgcgccgcgccgcccagtgtagacagcataataggttctattgtattttgtcgcgtcacgccgcgccgctcgcgtccggtgtagacacggtgtaaaaATGGCAGATACTTCTCCAGGTAACCCCCCGCAAAGGGTTCGTTTGCAGCTCTGttacttttttcatgtgacctcagattcagctcttgctttgtgagtttgcaaagatatctcattccattcaaaagttatagcggCCCTGCCCCTTTGCGATGGAGTCGAACATTAAACTTTTTTATAATtactgatattcactctccagagaatcttcctgtattgtttggttccgatcaggcaaAAATGTAGGAGTAGTTCGCAAAAAATGCTAAATACTCGAATGTTTCGGTCTGCCCAATCTTTTAAgtttgctgatccttggccactgTAACAATTACAGGGTTTCAGCACTACGTGCTTGAAcccttgaacccctaataatattGTAAGAAACAGCAATttgcacaaaaccagtcatatcctcctgagaccccgcccattgacttatgtcctctgtagtggaccttgtgttttcatgaattttctttgaattttttgagctactctgtcaagtcctgttgtactgtgcagaggacatcctgggctttctagtgatatgtcatttgattggctggcatgctaggaaccacttttacactgaatccaaaatggccgacatgcaaatgagcacattttatgggaaggacagagatatgtaaaatttagcttttttacatgttttttactattattatcacatatatatttgtttattaaagtgtcagtaacaatacatttagctttcaaagctgttaaattgtttatgtttcaaaatatcatccttttttaaatgtcaactatagtggacatcaggaccatcttaatgtaattaatgactgcatgttgtaggaggcagaactgaagcagagaggatttttataagatagttgagggagactctgacttagagctgtcagatgaggataaatttgaatgtaacatacaagaagatgttgaagaagaggaagaaattgcaggagactcagatgagcagactgagacagacacagagacagaaagggaagaacaggaaagataccgcactctgtggttctgcagaaggacaatgtacaccagcaaattcacttctgaatggttgaagaaaaacaaaatgaagactttggagtggcctagtcaaagtcctgacctgaatcctattgagatgcccacagcatgaccttaaaataggcggtccatgctcgaaaaccctccaatgtggctgaattacaacaattctgccaagatgagtgggccaaaattcctgcacagcgccgtaacagactcattgcaagttatggaaaatgcttgatttcagttgttttgtttttgttacataaatgttggattaatatccctttacagccatattctgtacagttttgttgtctgagtttggctgtcgtttcgaactaaaatggtcctgtggtccactacagtggacatgctgtaaaattaaaaataaaaacaaaacgtaaaaactctaaattgtagaattttttttttaacccaaaggatgtaggaaatcacaaaaaaacaacaaaaaagaggcactttttttctttgggtctcaggaggataagggtcatttttttttaaattgagatttatacatcatctattGATTTATATTTGTtagggataggacaatatttggccgagatacaactatttgaaaaactggaatctgagggtgcaaaaaaatctaaatattaagaaaatcgcctttaaagttgtccaaatgaagttcttagtatgcatattactaatcaaaaaaatttATTTGGTAGGGGATTTActaaaaatctttatggaacatgacctttacttcatatcctaatgatttttggcataaaagaaaaatcgatcattttgacccatacaattgctaataggctatatgtcgaacgtcacctgaccaaccccggaaaacaggtctcattgtttccgcttgtcggagaacgtgttaataaccgtaataaataatggcgatatcgacggacttttaaggtaatcagttaaacaagccagctgtttattgtggacgtttcattcgatatttatatataaatgttagtgaaaataataaaaatttaaaacttttatatatcaatccacatatgtgatggacattggttatgatcatttttagtgtctactttgaatgaatcttgagtaaatcatgctcatatttaaagagggatatgcaaaacgcatgaaccggaagcaacgagacctgtttagcagaaaacggaagcctgttgggcataacgCCCATTGtattgctattgctacaaatatatgcgTGCTACTTAATAATGGTTTTGTGTTCAACAAAACTTTATGCTTTGGTTTTGTGCAAATTTAGATCACATTGACTGTTGTACGATAAAATTTCTTATGAGTTTGGTTTTAAAGTGCTCTTCATACATCGCTGAATTTACTGCAACTTTTTGGCCGCTTTTATTGTTTCAGCAACTTGCTGATTGTCTGATTAAGTAGAGAACTGGAAAACCAATCACAATGCAGTATATAAATAATGTAAGTAAGAAGACCAATCACAATTCAGCATTTCAATAAACGTATAAGAGGACCAATAACAATCCAGTATACATAACCGATCAGTTGTATACATTCAAGTATTACAATAACGCCATCATTTTAAAAGGTGAACATTTTAACAATGTAAGTCAAAgagtatttttacaattttaagttattttactcaaataaagtataatattatatttttacagtGGCTAATACCCAACTGACAACCTAGAAACAATCCAAACTCATGTCAATTTATGTTAAATTTACAGTTAGCCTATATATTTCCTGCATCGCCTTAAAAGGTGTATGTTGTAATATCAAACAAAGGGATAACGCCAGTCAGAACGGTAACGATACTAAAGATTAAAGCAATCTGCCTGTATAAATCATCTAGCAGATACAGTATATTATTACATTGCGTGTGTAAATGATCTGCTGTGAATGCGCAGGCCCGAGAGACTCCCTAGTCCTAAAATAAACCCTGCACTGGCATCCAAAGCACGGCTTTTATTCAAGCAGACTAGTCTGAATAACTTTAACCATGCGTAAATGGATCTGATATTGTGTCGTGCACTTAAATCAGTCGAAACAAATTCGTGAGGCTAATATACATTTTCATTATTTACAACTTAAAATGTCTTACAGGTGGAAATGCACAAACGAGAGCTCACATTCAACTCAGCCGGCGGTTGATTTCACCTCTCCCGGTTTAGCGGTGATGGACATTGAACGTCTTCTGGTCTCTGGGAAATCCATCTGTTCTAACGCAAATGAAGTCTGGCCCAATCTTTACATCGGCAACATGTAAGCACACTGCAGTTTTTCCTCATTAATTCTTATTTATAGCTTACACAATCATAAAAATTACACTTTTGTTGTAAAAAACGTATTTTTAATGCTAGTAAGTAGATTTACGTATATTACGAGTTGCTATTCCTAATGAAGTACATGTTTTTGAACACAAGAGAGAGCTGTTTCTATATAAATGATTAATAGCTAACACAATAAAATGTCAGGGTacccaaaacttaaaaaaaatgctatttaagtTAACAAAGCTGTCAAATAAACAGTGAGTTCTACTATCAACAACAGAGCATTTCTGTTTCTGCTGACACTTTATAACCTGTATATTCAACAATAATgcaatataatgtatttttttctctttgtttAGGGATATAGCTGAAAACTGCACAGAGATGAGAAGGCATCGCTTCACCCATGTTGTAAACTGCGCCCATAGCTCCAGACGAGGCGCTGAGATTTATGATGGCATGGGCATCACATACATGGGTATAGATGCACACGATACAATCACGTATGACATGAGCGTCAAGTTTAACAAAGCCGCTGATTTTATACATACAGCACTGCAAGGTGGAGGTAAGCGTGAGTACAAAAATTAAGCTGGTCTAGCTTCCTGCAAATGAGAGTCACTAAACTCTATCTTCTAATCAAAGGCAAAGTCCTGGTTCACTGTCACGTTGGAGTGAGTCGATCGGCAACTATAGTTTTGGCATATCTGATGCTGAAACAGAACATGACGCTGGTAGAGGCAATCCAGAAGGTAAAAGAAGGAAGAGGCGTCTTTCCCAACCGAGGCTTCCTCAGACAACTCATTGACCTTCATATTAAGTTATATGGGGCCCAGAAACTAGATAAACAACAGCCGTGAGAGACTATGAAAGTTGAGCAGACTGAAGAAGTATGGATAGGTGTTAGGTGTGGGTTTACATTTTTTTGGAGCACTTGTGCAGCTTGTTCATTTGAATGTATTTGATCCATTTTGTGATTGGTATTGTTTTATTCAatccaaataaattttaaatgaacATATTAAAACAAACATAGCTAATGACGTTGCTTTTATTAATTGAGTGAACATTAACATACATGCCTGTTcatttaaatgcaaatattcAACAGTATACAATTgtgcatataaaaataaaacataaagaaGGGGAAAA
Above is a genomic segment from Garra rufa chromosome 15, GarRuf1.0, whole genome shotgun sequence containing:
- the LOC141286841 gene encoding dual specificity protein phosphatase 26-like gives rise to the protein MSYRWKCTNESSHSTQPAVDFTSPGLAVMDIERLLVSGKSICSNANEVWPNLYIGNMDIAENCTEMRRHRFTHVVNCAHSSRRGAEIYDGMGITYMGIDAHDTITYDMSVKFNKAADFIHTALQGGGKVLVHCHVGVSRSATIVLAYLMLKQNMTLVEAIQKVKEGRGVFPNRGFLRQLIDLHIKLYGAQKLDKQQP